A DNA window from Malus domestica chromosome 12, GDT2T_hap1 contains the following coding sequences:
- the LOC103449557 gene encoding uncharacterized protein, with translation MSGRLSKLGTTLTVVFAVTLAALIAQFFFLLWRRRKSQFPTSIGPHEAHHNNRQPSSLHRNIEVDEVFKWQQRLYGVSSRVLFTIEEEEEREGLDSETPATTYSSCAEKEAKTLVLDVAVTMRVEVEEATPPFTTPCASPPYYTPSPSPSRDFVV, from the coding sequence ATGAGTGGTCGTCTTAGCAAGCTCGGGACAACGCTCACTGTAGTGTTTGCTGTCACTCTCGCCGCCCTTATAGCGcagttcttcttcctcctctggcGGCGAAGGAAGTCCCAGTTTCCGACCAGCATCGGGCCCCACGAAGCTCATCATAACAACCGACAACCTAGCTCACTGCACCGCAATATCGAAGTGGACGAGGTGTTCAAGTGGCAGCAGCGACTGTACGGCGTGTCGTCCAGGGTGCTGTTCACGAtcgaggaggaggaagagagagagggtctGGACTCCGAGACGCCGGCAACGACGTATTCATCCTGTGCGGAGAAAGAGGCGAAGACCCTGGTGCTGGACGTAGCGGTGACTATGAGAGTAGAGGTGGAGGAGGCAACGCCGCCGTTTACTACGCCATGTGCTTCGCCGCCGTACTATACACCTTCGCCTTCTCCTAGTCGTGATTTTGTAGTGTGA